The genomic window GTCAGGCATAGTGGGCTTATTATAATAAAATCCACCCGGGGCGTAAAGGGTCTGGATACACATTTTTTAATACGCGTGCTACACTGAAAGCCATTCTATGGCACGCCACTGCATAATCCTTCCTACCTATAATGAAAAAGAAAACATTACGGGAATTGTCCGTGAAATTTTGGCATTGGCCATTCCTGAACTGTGCGTTTTGGTCGTAGATGATAATTCGCCTGATGGGACTGGTCAGATCGCTGATGAGTTAGCGCGGCACGACCAGCGGATTTCCGTGCTGCATCGTGACGCGAAAGAAGGATTAGGGAAAGCCTATACCGCAGGCTTTCGTTGGGCCCTGCGTGATCCGCAGATTGAGCACGTCTTTGAGATGGATGCAGATTTTTCACATCAGCCGAAGTATATTCCGAATTTCTTGGAAGCAATTCAATCAGCTGACTTGGTGCTTGGGTCTCGGTATATCCCGGGTGGCGGGGTGGCTAACTGGAATTGGTCGCGCAGGATGATTAGCACCACTGCCAATATGATTATCCGACGCCTTTTGGGTATGGCAGTACATGATTTAACGGGTGGCTTCAAATGTTTTCGCCGGACGGTACTGGAACGGTTGGATTTAGACGCAGTTGCCTCACGGGGGTACAATTTTCAGATAGAGGTTACCTACCGGGCGGGTCAAGCCGGTTTTCGCATTCAAGAAATTCCCATCACGTTCATCGAGCGCCGGGCTGGTACATCAAAATTCAGTCCGGGGATCATGCTGGAGAGCTTTTGGCAGGTATTACGCCTCAGATTTGGCGGAAAATAATTGGCAAGTGAGAGGTGTTTCACCCCCATAGAACATGGCTGGCCATGATACCATGGCAATCTTCGGTATGGTTATTGTTTTTTACTCATCTGCACTAGACAGATATATGATTTTTTGATATACTAGTCGTGGCACCTTTGTTAAGTGAATGAATTATTTACGCTAATTTTAGCGAAACCATTCAAAAATATTCGTGGCGTTTAGATGGTTTAAGATAGTTAATAAGGTAACGCCAACCAGTATCAAGAAGCAAATTGATTTTGCTTCGCTCCCTAATCTATTGACGATTGAGCAGGTGAGCGAGATACTTGGCGTCCACCCAAATACATTGCGCAATTGGGACCGTGCCGGAAAGTTGCGCGCTGTTAGAATTGGCTCGCGACAAGATCGACGGTATGATAAGCAGTCAATTCAGAAGCTCTATACTGAGCTTCATCCGCCGGTGCTCAAACCAGCCGAACCGCCGACACCACCGGCGCTTCCAGAAGCGACAGCTGAAAAAAGTTATGTACTGGAGCCAGGTTTTTCTTGGCGTTCGTTCCAACTTTACTTCCTGAGCCGAAAGTTTTCTCTGTTTGTTTTTTCGGTACTGCTGGTAGCATTTTCTTTTGCCGTTGTACAAGTCAGCTTCTTTGCATATATATACCTCGCTCGGGCAGAAGAAGTGGGTCAGGAGATTGTTGCAGTGCAGCCCACCAGCGCTAGTGGCTGGGAAACATCAGCTCAGGCACTGGCGATTGATTTACTGCCCGCGGCGTCCCTGGAGGAATTTGCTGATGCGAATGCTGCGCACTATCATACTACACCGACTACCGATGCCGATGGTCCAGTGACTATTGAACAAGAGGTTGAGCTCGAAGACAGCCAGGTAGCAATTGAAGAGGAGAGCGCGGTTCCATTGAATGCGTCGCTGCCTGAATTAGTCGTGTCAAATTTTATTGCTCCGGATACGATTGAGTCAGGCGACGTTATCACGAAAACTGGATTTCGCGTATCCCTAGCCGCCGATGGCACCCCGGAGAGCGAAGATGTCCTCGTACTCGAATATTCGCTCGATCAAGGGGCAAACTGGCAGCAGTTGGAATCACTGGTGCTCACTGATGACCTGAGTAATGCTATCCACGGTGGATATTTTGAGTATGCCCTGGCTCCCTTAGCATCAATAACTGACGTCAGCGCAATACAATTTCGCGCACGCATGAACGCCGGGGCAAATTCGGCCTCAGGCGTGGTTTGGATTGACGGCGTCGAATT from Candidatus Kerfeldbacteria bacterium includes these protein-coding regions:
- a CDS encoding polyprenol monophosphomannose synthase, producing the protein MARHCIILPTYNEKENITGIVREILALAIPELCVLVVDDNSPDGTGQIADELARHDQRISVLHRDAKEGLGKAYTAGFRWALRDPQIEHVFEMDADFSHQPKYIPNFLEAIQSADLVLGSRYIPGGGVANWNWSRRMISTTANMIIRRLLGMAVHDLTGGFKCFRRTVLERLDLDAVASRGYNFQIEVTYRAGQAGFRIQEIPITFIERRAGTSKFSPGIMLESFWQVLRLRFGGK